A section of the Leptotrichia buccalis C-1013-b genome encodes:
- a CDS encoding protein rep encodes MKFKKRARCKNKYCPICNYYCKARKYFEVIEKIEKISDKYLMFSLTLNGRNVEIDCEKVQKEMKENNEKFGKLIKKSFFKNIVKGYLKVVELVYIPERNNFLPHLHIILFTIRGAYKKFKMNEIRDKISVEWEKLKGEKLNIQFKRVGESKIEKTISYFTTSKKKRLINFFDLDKEVLMVYLKSIRNKKLYLWVVVKTK; translated from the coding sequence TTGAAGTTTAAAAAAAGGGCAAGATGTAAAAATAAGTATTGTCCTATTTGCAACTATTATTGCAAAGCAAGGAAATATTTTGAAGTAATAGAAAAAATAGAGAAAATTTCTGATAAGTATTTGATGTTTTCTTTAACTTTAAATGGCAGAAATGTTGAAATTGATTGTGAAAAAGTACAAAAGGAAATGAAAGAAAATAATGAGAAATTTGGAAAGTTGATAAAGAAGTCTTTTTTTAAAAATATTGTAAAAGGGTATTTAAAAGTAGTAGAACTTGTTTATATTCCTGAAAGAAATAATTTCCTCCCGCATTTACATATTATTTTATTTACAATAAGAGGAGCATACAAAAAGTTTAAAATGAATGAAATAAGAGATAAAATAAGTGTTGAATGGGAAAAATTAAAGGGAGAAAAATTGAACATACAATTTAAAAGAGTAGGAGAAAGTAAGATAGAAAAAACAATATCTTATTTTACAACGTCAAAAAAGAAAAGATTAATTAACTTTTTTGATTTAGATAAGGAAGTATTGATGGTGTATTTAAAGTCTATCAGAAACAAAAAATTGTACCTTTGGGTAGTGGTAAAGACTAAATAG
- a CDS encoding helix-turn-helix domain-containing protein — MKRNLLKSKMSLHEDNNKTLAHKLKITPSAFSRKINGSSNFTIKEMKFIRKEYELSDVEFLDIFFNN, encoded by the coding sequence ATGAAAAGGAATCTTTTAAAATCAAAAATGAGTTTACACGAAGACAACAACAAAACATTGGCACATAAGCTAAAAATAACTCCTTCGGCATTTTCAAGAAAAATAAATGGGAGTAGTAATTTTACGATTAAAGAGATGAAGTTTATTAGGAAGGAATATGAGTTGAGTGATGTTGAGTTTTTGGATATTTTTTTTAACAATTAA
- the cbiT gene encoding precorrin-6Y C5,15-methyltransferase (decarboxylating) subunit CbiT: protein MYHIKDEEFLRGKVPMTKEEIRFVSLGKMEMKDDDICLDIGGGTGSVSMEMARFARNGKVFVIERNDEAVELIHKNKEKLGLENITVIKGMAPDGLKDLNTKFNKIFIGGSAGNLVEIIKYSYDNLVDDGILVLNFIVLENIFTAVEELKKYDFKDVDICQLIVSKSRKIKDFNMMMAENPIYVITAKK, encoded by the coding sequence ATGTATCATATAAAAGATGAAGAATTTTTAAGAGGAAAAGTTCCTATGACAAAAGAGGAAATTCGTTTTGTAAGTCTTGGAAAAATGGAGATGAAAGATGACGATATTTGTCTTGACATTGGTGGTGGAACTGGTTCTGTAAGTATGGAAATGGCGAGATTTGCACGAAACGGAAAAGTTTTTGTAATCGAGAGAAATGATGAGGCAGTTGAGCTAATTCATAAAAACAAGGAAAAGTTAGGATTGGAAAATATTACTGTAATTAAAGGAATGGCTCCAGATGGACTAAAAGACTTAAATACAAAGTTTAATAAAATTTTTATTGGAGGTTCTGCTGGAAATCTGGTGGAAATTATAAAATATTCTTATGATAACCTTGTTGACGATGGAATTTTAGTACTAAATTTTATCGTACTGGAAAATATTTTCACGGCTGTTGAGGAATTAAAAAAATACGACTTTAAAGATGTGGATATTTGTCAATTAATTGTAAGTAAAAGCAGAAAAATTAAGGATTTTAATATGATGATGGCAGAAAATCCAATTTATGTGATTACTGCGAAGAAATAG
- a CDS encoding protein rep: protein MIKIDTEKVKEEKENYYLKALEWYSEYEIISKSEYSSINTCFNNYIECHENSMKFTKNLRCKRRSCPICDEIDRSAKYFEIMKKIENFKNRYLIFILTINGKNVEIDDKSRLQNELNVVRTNFNKLVKSPFLKKTVKGYLRVMEIAYNPERNSFLPHLHILLFTIKGIYKHFKMKKLKEMIQTKWNILNGFKTNVHLEKLGTEEKIQKTVSYLTHSKKKRLKNFFDNDENKTILSAYLNIIKRKRIYHWSKFKE, encoded by the coding sequence GTGATAAAAATAGATACAGAAAAAGTGAAAGAAGAGAAAGAAAATTATTATTTAAAGGCTCTTGAATGGTATTCTGAATACGAAATAATATCAAAATCTGAATACAGCAGTATTAATACCTGTTTTAATAATTATATTGAATGCCACGAAAACTCAATGAAATTTACTAAAAATTTAAGATGTAAACGGAGAAGCTGTCCTATATGTGATGAAATAGACAGAAGTGCCAAATATTTTGAAATAATGAAGAAAATAGAAAATTTTAAAAATAGATATTTGATATTTATACTGACAATAAATGGAAAAAATGTTGAAATTGATGATAAAAGTAGATTACAAAATGAATTAAATGTAGTAAGGACAAACTTTAATAAATTAGTCAAAAGTCCTTTTTTGAAAAAGACTGTAAAAGGATATTTAAGAGTAATGGAAATAGCCTACAATCCTGAAAGAAATTCTTTTCTTCCTCATTTACATATTCTACTATTTACAATAAAAGGGATATACAAACATTTTAAAATGAAAAAATTAAAAGAAATGATACAGACTAAATGGAATATTCTAAATGGATTTAAAACCAATGTTCATTTAGAAAAATTGGGTACAGAAGAAAAAATACAAAAAACAGTATCTTATTTAACTCATTCTAAAAAGAAAAGATTGAAAAATTTTTTTGATAATGATGAAAATAAGACAATCCTTTCTGCTTATCTAAATATTATAAAAAGGAAAAGAATATATCATTGGAGTAAATTTAAAGAATAA
- a CDS encoding helix-turn-helix domain-containing protein, which produces MENVGKRLKSLREKYKFSLEEVAKKIKSSAGAISRYENNERKINSESLIGLSNLYNVSPEYILYGIKKDSSNLESSVISFFNNENIDFKEKEELFNKIQNAFFKEKFR; this is translated from the coding sequence ATGGAAAATGTAGGAAAAAGATTAAAGAGTTTGAGGGAAAAGTACAAATTTTCTTTGGAAGAAGTAGCCAAAAAGATAAAATCATCTGCTGGAGCTATTTCACGATACGAAAATAACGAAAGGAAAATAAATAGTGAAAGTTTGATTGGACTGTCAAACTTATACAATGTTTCCCCTGAATACATATTATACGGTATAAAAAAAGATTCCAGCAATTTGGAATCATCTGTTATATCGTTTTTTAATAATGAAAATATAGACTTCAAGGAAAAGGAAGAATTGTTTAATAAAATTCAAAATGCCTTTTTCAAAGAAAAATTTAGATAA
- a CDS encoding ACT domain-containing protein — protein sequence MNDRIVITVIGTDKTGIVANVSTKLSELNLNIIDITQKVFENDIFAMIMLVEAPKNTDIKGLQEEFKAVEEKIGVRVYLQHENIFKAMHRI from the coding sequence ATGAACGATAGAATCGTTATCACAGTTATTGGAACAGATAAAACAGGAATTGTTGCGAATGTATCGACAAAGTTAAGTGAACTTAATTTGAATATTATTGATATAACTCAAAAAGTGTTTGAAAATGATATTTTTGCGATGATTATGCTTGTGGAAGCTCCTAAAAATACGGATATAAAAGGATTACAGGAAGAGTTTAAGGCGGTTGAGGAAAAGATTGGAGTAAGAGTTTACTTGCAGCATGAAAATATTTTCAAGGCGATGCACAGAATATAA
- a CDS encoding PFL family protein, which yields MNLLPDEILETIDMVEMQHLDVRTVTMGISLLDCIDTDAEKTAENIYNKITENGKDLVKIADEVASKYNMPIINKRVSVTPISIIGNATNTEDYTIFAKALDKAAKTIGIDFIGGFSALVDKGFTKSDVKLINSIPKALSETDRVCSSVNVGSTKSGINLDAVKMMGKTVKELAELSKDKDGLAAAKFVVFTNAVPDNPFMAGAFHGVENPDVVLNVGISGPGVVRHTLANISKTAKIDEITEAIKKVSFKITRMGELIGKEVAERLGVEFGIIDLSLAPTPAVGDSVGNVLEEFGLEAVGAYGTTLALAILNDAVKKGGAMAATRVGGLTGAFIPVSEDQGMIEATSKGYLTLEKLEAMTCVCSVGLDMIAIPGDTSEAVISGIIADEMAIGMVNSKTTAVRIIPVPGKKAGDRVVFGGLLGEADIININNLDCSVLINRGGKVAPPIQALKN from the coding sequence ATGAATTTATTACCTGATGAGATACTGGAAACTATAGATATGGTAGAAATGCAGCACCTTGATGTGAGAACTGTCACAATGGGAATAAGCCTGCTTGATTGCATTGATACAGATGCCGAAAAGACAGCAGAAAACATTTATAACAAAATTACAGAAAATGGAAAAGATTTAGTAAAAATCGCCGATGAAGTAGCAAGCAAATACAATATGCCAATTATTAACAAAAGAGTTTCAGTCACTCCAATTTCAATAATTGGAAACGCAACAAATACAGAAGATTACACAATTTTCGCAAAAGCGCTAGATAAAGCGGCGAAAACAATCGGAATTGACTTTATTGGAGGATTCTCAGCACTTGTGGACAAAGGTTTTACAAAAAGTGATGTTAAGCTTATAAACAGTATTCCGAAGGCACTTTCTGAAACAGACAGAGTTTGCTCCTCTGTAAATGTAGGCTCTACAAAGTCAGGAATCAACTTGGATGCTGTAAAAATGATGGGAAAAACTGTAAAGGAACTGGCTGAACTTTCCAAAGATAAAGACGGACTGGCAGCTGCAAAATTTGTCGTATTTACAAATGCTGTTCCAGATAATCCATTTATGGCGGGTGCATTTCATGGGGTAGAAAATCCAGATGTTGTGCTAAACGTTGGAATTAGTGGGCCAGGGGTTGTAAGACACACACTTGCTAACATTTCAAAAACGGCAAAAATTGATGAAATAACGGAAGCAATAAAAAAAGTAAGTTTCAAAATCACAAGAATGGGAGAATTAATCGGAAAAGAAGTTGCTGAAAGACTTGGCGTTGAATTTGGAATAATCGACTTGTCACTTGCACCAACTCCAGCAGTAGGCGATAGTGTTGGAAATGTACTGGAGGAATTTGGACTGGAAGCAGTCGGAGCTTATGGAACAACACTTGCACTTGCAATATTGAATGACGCTGTAAAAAAAGGCGGAGCAATGGCTGCAACTCGTGTCGGAGGCTTGACAGGAGCATTTATCCCAGTAAGTGAAGATCAGGGAATGATTGAAGCTACAAGCAAAGGATATTTAACACTTGAAAAACTGGAGGCAATGACTTGTGTATGTTCTGTTGGACTTGATATGATAGCTATTCCAGGTGATACCTCAGAAGCTGTAATTTCTGGAATAATAGCCGATGAAATGGCAATCGGCATGGTAAACAGCAAAACTACTGCAGTCAGAATAATCCCAGTTCCTGGTAAAAAAGCAGGGGATAGAGTAGTATTTGGGGGACTTCTTGGAGAAGCAGATATTATAAACATAAATAATTTAGATTGCTCTGTGTTAATTAATCGTGGTGGAAAAGTAGCTCCGCCAATTCAGGCATTGAAAAATTAA
- a CDS encoding DUF3800 domain-containing protein has translation MDIYVYSDESGVFDINHNEYYVYGGVIFLNKNDRDVMNRKYKNIERTLKNNNENFKNVEIKANILNGKQKYKIMNATSNIIKFGIIINQKEIHKKIFADKKDKQRYLDYAYKIGIKDCFKKLIAERRIKKDEVENIYVFVDEHTTATNGKYDFKEGLLQEFKRGTFNSNYEIYFEPIFKNLKNLEVKHCKSEKIPMIRLADITANYLYGGILNDKPIQKTIYIKMLP, from the coding sequence ATGGATATATACGTTTATTCAGATGAATCTGGAGTTTTTGATATTAACCATAACGAATACTATGTTTATGGTGGTGTTATTTTTTTAAATAAAAATGATAGAGATGTGATGAATCGAAAATATAAAAATATTGAACGAACTTTAAAAAATAACAATGAAAATTTTAAAAATGTGGAAATAAAAGCTAATATATTAAATGGAAAACAAAAATATAAAATTATGAATGCAACTAGCAATATTATAAAATTTGGTATTATAATAAATCAAAAGGAAATACATAAAAAAATTTTTGCAGATAAAAAAGATAAACAGCGATACCTAGATTATGCTTATAAAATTGGAATTAAAGATTGTTTTAAAAAGTTAATAGCTGAAAGAAGAATAAAAAAAGATGAAGTTGAAAATATTTATGTGTTTGTAGATGAACACACAACAGCAACTAATGGGAAGTATGATTTTAAAGAAGGATTATTACAAGAATTTAAAAGAGGTACTTTTAATTCCAATTATGAAATATATTTTGAACCTATCTTTAAAAATTTAAAAAATTTAGAAGTGAAGCATTGTAAATCTGAAAAAATACCTATGATAAGATTGGCAGACATAACGGCTAATTATTTGTATGGTGGTATTTTAAATGATAAACCCATACAAAAAACAATATATATTAAGATGTTACCATAA
- a CDS encoding helix-turn-helix domain-containing protein, which translates to MNIKKLKAKCVEKGYTAEQLAKKIKIGRTAMSYKINQHKPFKQNEMKEIMEVLGLDPVEMTEIFFAD; encoded by the coding sequence ATGAATATCAAGAAATTGAAAGCTAAGTGTGTAGAAAAAGGTTATACGGCTGAACAATTAGCCAAAAAGATAAAGATAGGAAGAACAGCAATGAGTTATAAAATTAACCAGCATAAACCATTTAAGCAGAATGAAATGAAAGAGATTATGGAAGTATTAGGGTTAGACCCAGTTGAAATGACAGAAATATTTTTTGCAGATTAG
- a CDS encoding helix-turn-helix domain-containing protein, whose amino-acid sequence MKINEKLKDLRLKNNMTQRELAEKLGISIPTLQKYEYGTLKIKNEVILSLCDIFDISPDDFFNEKRNDIFKETDNLLKELDKFKNTDIIKELDEFEKKEYRKNRALLVIEKIRKDMQKKEEIEKQRQIKLSDYRKRVINEKMETFEDFYYYEEDLEINQLEFKNLFPLIQFLMSYFDLDIEINREMEHSPYVKIYSEKLKIKYELSTEGFEEFLTFLNDDLIHNFFSLLNYRFSNEFEEEQDDEYEIIEDEEDDE is encoded by the coding sequence ATGAAAATAAATGAAAAATTAAAAGACCTTAGACTAAAAAATAATATGACACAGCGAGAATTAGCAGAAAAATTGGGAATTTCTATTCCTACACTACAAAAATATGAATATGGTACGTTAAAGATAAAAAATGAAGTTATCTTATCATTATGTGATATTTTTGACATTTCTCCTGATGATTTTTTTAATGAAAAAAGAAATGACATATTCAAAGAAACGGATAATTTATTAAAAGAATTAGATAAATTTAAAAATACAGATATAATAAAAGAATTAGATGAATTTGAAAAAAAAGAATATAGAAAAAATAGAGCATTGCTTGTCATTGAAAAAATAAGAAAAGATATGCAAAAAAAGGAAGAAATAGAAAAACAAAGACAAATTAAATTATCTGATTATAGAAAAAGGGTAATTAACGAAAAAATGGAAACATTTGAAGACTTTTATTATTATGAAGAAGACTTGGAAATAAATCAATTGGAATTTAAAAATTTATTTCCACTTATACAATTTTTGATGTCTTATTTTGATTTAGATATTGAAATTAACAGAGAAATGGAACATTCTCCGTATGTAAAAATTTATAGCGAAAAACTAAAAATAAAATACGAATTGAGTACCGAAGGGTTTGAAGAATTTTTAACTTTCTTAAATGATGATTTGATACATAATTTCTTTAGTTTATTAAATTATCGTTTTTCTAATGAGTTTGAAGAAGAGCAAGATGATGAGTATGAAATAATTGAAGATGAGGAAGATGATGAGTGA
- a CDS encoding DUF262 domain-containing protein — MEAKKIRILDFIGKGKKTFNIPVYQRNYDWQEENCKKLFTDIENIIKHNEEIEHFLGTVVYVLTKIERDYEEYVLIDGQQRITSISLLLKALHEKIISEDTKESIWEQYLINKKSPDNIRIRLKPIESDSVSYKQLIDNNDDSLNSNVCRNYKIFKELLENSHYSAEQIYSALYKIELVTIKLEKDKKSENPQLIFESLNSTGLSLTQADLIRNYLLMNSEYEKQTVLYKNFWLKIEIELTNKKISDFIRDFLTMKTGKIANKNKVYDDFKEYMRIQKELNEEAVLEELVTYSKYYNWFLNANSNNEKINEKLKHFKYLKNTTVYPLLLSIFEDTYYYKKLDEDKLLKIIDLLISYIFRRTICGYKTSSINKVFASIPKKILENQDEKDIYFKIEKNLMERRLETIFPRNEEFKINFIKYNFEKNKELLKYTLKELEEQISNNVINDVSNLNIEYIMPENLNSEWKLELGEKKFENTHLEYLGTIGNSSLIENELLRYNKNFKTKKEFYKKSNIEITKNIDDYQIWTDNEIKNRAEQLYEKSKEIWSIPAGYKIQKLNNIEYGKEYLLNSSINVTGEKPDKLIIDGIPYPVKSWKGLLEKLCIVLYDFDSDTFKELIYNPNFQTKERVILSNSTFKLRQPIEISNDLYIESNLNANAILSYADIIASNFELSDEIYFVLKRK, encoded by the coding sequence TTGGAAGCAAAAAAAATAAGAATATTAGATTTTATTGGAAAAGGGAAAAAAACATTTAATATCCCTGTATATCAAAGAAATTATGATTGGCAAGAAGAAAATTGTAAAAAATTGTTTACTGATATAGAAAATATAATTAAACATAATGAAGAAATTGAACATTTTTTAGGAACTGTTGTATATGTATTAACAAAAATAGAAAGGGATTATGAAGAATATGTTTTGATAGACGGGCAACAAAGAATAACTTCTATTTCATTATTATTAAAAGCCTTACACGAAAAAATAATTTCAGAAGATACAAAAGAAAGTATATGGGAGCAATATTTAATAAATAAAAAATCTCCAGATAATATAAGAATACGTTTAAAACCTATCGAAAGTGATAGTGTATCATACAAACAATTAATTGATAATAATGATGATTCCTTGAATTCAAATGTTTGTAGAAATTATAAAATCTTTAAAGAGTTACTAGAAAATTCTCATTATTCAGCAGAACAAATATATTCAGCATTATATAAAATTGAATTAGTAACTATAAAATTAGAAAAAGATAAAAAATCAGAAAATCCACAACTTATATTTGAAAGTTTAAATTCGACAGGATTATCACTTACCCAAGCTGATTTAATACGAAATTATTTATTAATGAACTCTGAATACGAAAAACAGACAGTATTATATAAAAATTTCTGGTTAAAAATTGAGATAGAATTGACAAATAAGAAAATATCTGATTTTATTCGAGATTTTTTAACAATGAAAACTGGAAAAATTGCAAACAAAAATAAAGTTTACGATGATTTTAAAGAATATATGAGGATTCAAAAAGAGTTAAATGAAGAGGCTGTTTTAGAAGAACTTGTTACCTATTCAAAATATTATAATTGGTTTTTAAATGCAAATTCAAATAATGAAAAAATAAATGAAAAATTAAAGCATTTTAAATACTTAAAAAACACAACTGTTTATCCACTATTACTTTCAATATTTGAAGATACTTATTATTATAAAAAATTAGATGAGGATAAACTTTTAAAAATAATAGATTTGTTAATATCTTATATATTTAGAAGGACAATTTGTGGATATAAAACTAGTTCTATTAATAAAGTTTTTGCAAGTATACCTAAAAAAATATTAGAAAATCAAGATGAGAAGGATATATATTTTAAAATAGAAAAAAACTTAATGGAGCGAAGATTAGAAACTATATTTCCAAGAAATGAAGAATTTAAAATTAATTTTATAAAGTATAATTTTGAAAAAAATAAGGAACTTCTTAAATATACCCTTAAAGAACTTGAAGAACAAATTTCAAATAATGTAATTAACGATGTTTCTAATTTAAATATAGAATATATTATGCCTGAAAATTTAAATTCTGAATGGAAATTAGAATTGGGGGAAAAGAAATTTGAAAATACTCATTTAGAATATTTGGGAACAATAGGAAATTCATCCTTAATAGAAAATGAGTTATTACGTTATAATAAGAATTTCAAAACAAAAAAAGAGTTTTATAAAAAATCAAATATTGAGATAACAAAAAATATAGATGATTATCAAATATGGACAGACAATGAAATTAAAAATAGAGCTGAACAGTTATATGAAAAGTCAAAAGAAATTTGGAGTATTCCAGCAGGTTATAAAATACAAAAATTAAATAATATAGAGTATGGAAAAGAGTATTTGTTAAATTCAAGTATTAACGTGACTGGAGAAAAACCTGATAAATTAATAATTGATGGTATTCCATATCCTGTAAAATCTTGGAAAGGATTATTAGAAAAATTATGTATTGTATTGTATGATTTTGATTCTGATACATTTAAAGAATTAATTTATAATCCTAATTTTCAAACAAAAGAAAGGGTTATACTCTCAAATTCAACCTTTAAACTTAGACAACCAATAGAGATTAGTAATGATTTATATATTGAGAGTAATTTAAATGCAAATGCGATTTTAAGTTATGCAGATATAATAGCTTCTAATTTTGAATTAAGTGATGAAATATATTTTGTTTTGAAAAGAAAGTGA